The following are encoded in a window of Bacteroidales bacterium genomic DNA:
- a CDS encoding carboxypeptidase-like regulatory domain-containing protein — MRNTLVILWTFFLCLHLSGQQVEGRILDSRSNIPLEYANIGIIGTRLGTITDQQGVFHLEAPGQDPESTVRISMIGYKTQTFTLAELRDSENLIRLEVDPIPLAEVSISPLGEPYKIGTTQYNRIGNFCGWGGSRFGKGHEIGTKMDLGDQPVHIRKLHVHVHRQAYDTIWFRFHIRSLKDDKPFEELLTSNVILAIEEEKGWVELYLDEYRIVQQGEVAISLEWLKISGINEDRAMKINDKITSEYLLFNTKKKQGIIYTKWGVEGKWNTGNEKCPAMHLTVQR, encoded by the coding sequence ATGAGAAATACCCTGGTTATACTCTGGACCTTTTTTCTATGCTTACACCTGAGCGGTCAGCAGGTCGAAGGAAGGATTCTGGATTCGCGCAGTAACATTCCTCTTGAGTATGCCAACATTGGGATCATCGGGACCCGCTTAGGGACCATTACGGATCAGCAGGGCGTTTTTCATCTGGAAGCGCCGGGACAGGATCCCGAATCAACGGTACGTATATCCATGATCGGATACAAAACACAAACCTTCACCCTGGCCGAACTCCGGGACAGTGAAAATCTGATCAGGCTCGAAGTGGATCCCATTCCTCTGGCTGAAGTCAGCATCTCGCCCCTGGGAGAACCTTATAAGATAGGGACTACTCAATACAATCGTATAGGAAACTTTTGTGGGTGGGGAGGCTCACGCTTTGGGAAAGGCCATGAGATTGGCACAAAAATGGATCTGGGCGATCAGCCTGTTCATATCCGGAAACTCCATGTTCATGTTCACCGCCAGGCCTATGATACCATCTGGTTCCGGTTTCATATCCGAAGTCTGAAAGATGACAAGCCCTTTGAAGAACTGTTGACCAGCAATGTAATTTTAGCCATTGAAGAGGAAAAAGGCTGGGTAGAACTGTATCTGGATGAATACAGGATCGTGCAGCAGGGTGAAGTTGCCATCAGCCTTGAATGGCTGAAAATAAGTGGAATTAACGAAGATCGGGCCATGAAAATCAATGACAAGATCACTTCAGAATACCTCCTGTTTAATACCAAAAAGAAGCAGGGAATCATCTATACAAAATGGGGAGTTGAAGGGAAATGGAACACCGGAAACGAAAAATGCCCGGCTATGCATCTGACAGTACAGCGCTAG